A window of the Acidobacteriota bacterium genome harbors these coding sequences:
- a CDS encoding CRTAC1 family protein: MDALPPTSPQPAPGHRRLGKAPKGREIAVALALAAAVMGCGTPSSRDDGPSSVPSRAGSDGEVFRDIAAASGLEFRHFNGMSGELYLSEITCAGGAFGDFDGDGDLDVYLLQGAMLGPGKEFDDATEAPSERPPRDRLFLNRLAESGEVAFVDGSAGLGVAATGYGCGVATGDFDGDGRLDLYLANLGSNQLLRNLGGGAFEDVTEAAGADDRRSSVTAAFVDYDRDGWLDLFIGNNVEFDHSGETVCRSLTGAPDYCGPGAYPSQADRLLRNRGDGTFEDVTAAAGLGRQRLPTLGVTVADLDGDDWLDLYVANDGKPNGQWVNDREGGFRDAALAAGSAVNGSGAAEASMGVDAGDFDNDGDEDLFLAHLIKESNTLYRNDGRGRFDDRTSSAGLASPSLPFTAFGSGWLDYDNDGHLDLLVVNGAVTMIPALVASGDPFPLHQRNQLFRNLGDGRFVETTASAGEVFELSEVSRGAAFGDIDNDGDVDVLVVNNSGEVRLLENRLGQDAGWLGLRLVGPSGGDALGARVTLRTASGERRLRRVRSEGSYNAAHDPRVLFGLGGEREVDAVEVRWPDGRVERFAAPPTGVYTTLVQGQGEEISPSGASSPSAAEP, translated from the coding sequence ATGGACGCCTTGCCGCCAACCTCGCCGCAGCCAGCCCCGGGCCACCGTCGTCTTGGTAAGGCCCCGAAGGGCCGCGAGATCGCCGTTGCGCTGGCGTTGGCGGCCGCCGTCATGGGCTGCGGAACCCCTTCGTCTCGGGACGACGGGCCGTCGTCGGTACCCTCGCGGGCGGGTTCCGACGGCGAGGTCTTTCGCGACATCGCCGCCGCCTCGGGTCTCGAGTTCCGCCACTTCAACGGAATGTCCGGCGAGCTCTATCTCTCGGAGATCACTTGCGCCGGCGGCGCCTTCGGCGATTTCGACGGCGATGGTGACCTCGATGTCTACCTTTTGCAGGGCGCCATGCTGGGACCCGGCAAAGAGTTCGACGACGCCACCGAGGCACCGTCCGAGCGGCCGCCGCGGGACCGCCTCTTCCTCAACCGCCTGGCCGAGAGCGGTGAGGTGGCCTTTGTCGATGGCAGCGCTGGCCTGGGGGTGGCGGCCACCGGATATGGCTGCGGAGTCGCCACCGGCGACTTCGATGGCGACGGTCGCCTCGACCTGTATCTCGCCAACCTGGGCTCGAATCAACTGTTGCGGAATCTCGGTGGCGGTGCCTTCGAAGACGTCACCGAGGCGGCCGGCGCCGACGATCGGCGGTCGAGCGTGACGGCGGCCTTCGTCGACTATGACCGCGATGGCTGGCTCGACCTCTTCATCGGCAACAACGTCGAGTTCGATCACTCCGGCGAAACGGTTTGTCGCAGTCTCACCGGGGCGCCCGACTACTGTGGTCCGGGGGCCTATCCCTCGCAGGCGGATCGTCTGCTGCGCAACCGCGGGGACGGCACCTTCGAGGACGTGACGGCCGCCGCCGGCCTCGGCCGGCAGCGCCTGCCCACCCTCGGCGTGACCGTCGCCGATCTCGATGGCGACGACTGGCTCGACCTCTATGTCGCCAACGACGGCAAGCCCAATGGCCAGTGGGTCAACGACCGCGAGGGGGGCTTCCGGGACGCGGCCCTGGCGGCGGGCAGCGCGGTCAATGGCAGCGGTGCGGCCGAGGCCAGCATGGGAGTCGATGCCGGCGACTTCGACAACGATGGCGATGAAGACCTCTTCTTGGCCCATCTGATCAAGGAGAGCAACACCCTTTACCGAAACGATGGCCGGGGCCGCTTCGACGACCGCACCAGCAGCGCCGGTCTGGCTTCGCCGAGCCTGCCGTTCACCGCCTTCGGCTCTGGTTGGCTGGACTACGACAACGACGGCCACCTCGATCTCCTGGTGGTCAATGGCGCCGTCACCATGATCCCGGCCCTGGTGGCCTCCGGCGACCCCTTTCCGCTACATCAGCGCAACCAGCTCTTCCGCAATCTCGGCGACGGCCGCTTCGTCGAGACCACCGCCAGTGCCGGCGAGGTCTTCGAGCTTTCCGAGGTCAGCCGTGGGGCCGCCTTCGGCGACATCGACAACGATGGCGACGTCGATGTCCTGGTGGTCAACAACAGTGGTGAGGTGCGCCTGCTCGAAAATCGCCTGGGGCAGGATGCCGGCTGGCTCGGGCTGCGACTGGTCGGGCCCAGCGGCGGCGATGCGCTCGGCGCCCGGGTGACCTTGCGCACCGCCAGCGGGGAGCGGCGGCTCCGCCGGGTGCGCAGCGAAGGCAGCTACAACGCCGCCCACGATCCGCGCGTTCTCTTTGGCCTCGGCGGCGAGCGGGAAGTCGACGCCGTCGAGGTACGCTGGCCCGACGGTCGCGTCGAGCGCTTCGCGGCGCCGCCGACGGGGGTCTACACGACCCTGGTCCAGGGTCAGGGCGAGGAGATCTCACCGTCGGGGGCCAGCTCGCCCTCGGCGGCCGAGCCATGA
- a CDS encoding CRTAC1 family protein, producing the protein MTQHLRATPKGLLALVAAVSCWSCGGVPEPRWIDATVASGLDFVHDNGMDGSFTIGEVMGSGGALFDFDRDGDLDLFLVQGGSLKQPAERPGDRLYRNEGTVDGVPQFRDVTAASALVEQDYGMAVAVADYDNDGWLDLYVTNDGPNRLWRNRGDGTFEDVTARAGVEEERWSVPTLFFDYDGDGWSDLYVGNYLEHDPATAPRCTTTAGRRDYCGALNFPPVEDRLWRNRGDGTFEDVTAEVGLARGTTAPGAALGALAADFDGDGRLDLYVANDATSNHLWLNRGDGRFEESALTAGLAVNGSGKAEASMGIAADDFDADGDLDLLLTHLVVETNTLYRNLGGGRFRDDTAVVGLGGPSVVNTGFGAVWLDDDRDGALDLLVVNGAVQTREELVQAGEAYPLHEENQLFRARDGRFTADSPPGGGRSEVSRGLLTGDVDNDGDLDVLVTNNHGPVRLYLRAGVPVGSWSGVVLETAAGGPATGAVAVDGAGRHRWQLAGGSYASVSDWRWQLTGAAATAATLEVRWPDGTVEAWRDLPRGRYSTLRQGAGDSLGVER; encoded by the coding sequence ATGACCCAGCATCTGCGAGCCACCCCGAAAGGGCTCCTCGCCCTGGTCGCGGCGGTCAGCTGTTGGTCCTGCGGCGGTGTTCCGGAGCCGCGCTGGATCGACGCCACCGTCGCCTCGGGCCTCGACTTCGTCCACGACAACGGGATGGATGGCAGCTTCACCATCGGTGAGGTGATGGGGAGCGGGGGAGCGCTCTTCGACTTCGACCGCGACGGCGATCTCGACCTTTTCCTGGTGCAGGGCGGATCGCTGAAGCAGCCGGCCGAGCGGCCCGGCGACCGGCTCTATCGCAATGAAGGCACGGTCGATGGCGTGCCGCAGTTTCGCGATGTCACCGCCGCCAGCGCCCTGGTGGAGCAGGACTACGGCATGGCGGTGGCGGTCGCCGACTACGACAACGATGGCTGGCTGGACCTCTACGTCACCAACGACGGGCCCAACCGCCTGTGGCGCAACCGCGGCGACGGCACCTTCGAAGACGTCACCGCCCGCGCCGGCGTGGAGGAGGAGCGCTGGAGCGTGCCGACCTTGTTCTTCGACTATGACGGCGACGGCTGGAGCGACCTCTATGTCGGCAACTACCTCGAGCACGATCCCGCCACCGCCCCTCGCTGCACCACCACGGCCGGTCGCCGGGACTATTGCGGTGCGCTCAATTTCCCGCCCGTCGAGGACCGCCTGTGGCGCAACCGCGGTGACGGTACCTTCGAGGACGTCACCGCCGAGGTCGGTCTGGCTCGGGGCACCACGGCCCCCGGCGCCGCCCTCGGGGCGCTGGCGGCGGACTTCGACGGCGATGGCCGCCTCGATCTCTATGTCGCCAACGACGCCACCTCCAACCACCTGTGGCTCAACCGCGGTGACGGCCGCTTCGAAGAGTCGGCCCTGACCGCCGGCCTCGCCGTCAACGGTTCCGGCAAAGCCGAGGCCAGCATGGGGATCGCGGCCGACGACTTCGACGCCGATGGCGACCTCGATCTCCTGCTCACCCATCTGGTGGTCGAGACCAACACCCTCTACCGCAATCTCGGCGGCGGTCGCTTCCGCGACGACACGGCGGTCGTCGGCCTCGGCGGACCGAGCGTCGTGAACACCGGTTTCGGCGCCGTCTGGCTCGACGACGACCGCGACGGCGCCCTCGATCTGCTGGTGGTCAACGGCGCCGTGCAAACCCGCGAAGAGCTGGTGCAGGCGGGAGAGGCGTATCCTCTGCACGAGGAGAATCAGCTATTCCGGGCCCGCGACGGGCGCTTCACGGCCGATTCCCCTCCCGGTGGAGGTCGGTCCGAGGTCAGCCGCGGACTGCTCACCGGCGATGTCGACAACGATGGAGATCTCGATGTGTTGGTGACCAACAATCATGGTCCGGTCCGCCTCTACCTGCGCGCCGGAGTGCCCGTCGGCTCCTGGAGCGGCGTGGTCCTCGAGACCGCTGCCGGCGGTCCGGCGACCGGGGCCGTCGCTGTCGACGGCGCGGGGCGCCACCGCTGGCAGCTCGCTGGCGGCAGCTATGCCAGCGTCAGCGACTGGCGCTGGCAACTCACCGGCGCGGCGGCGACGGCCGCCACCCTCGAGGTGCGATGGCCGGACGGCACCGTCGAGGCTTGGCGCGACCTTCCCCGCGGTCGCTACAGCACCCTGCGGCAGGGAGCCGGAGACAGCCTGGGGGTGGAGCGATGA
- a CDS encoding tetratricopeptide repeat protein yields MNRRWCRRLLAGLVLVALPSCGGSSWPDLAPLPALDLASAEEGAREQLEGKRRSLDDLLAAEATPVGREAAAETFGELGLLYVAYEFLAAAEVCLENAARLQPDDYRWTYLQGYLLGVQGRLPEAVERYRRAQSRAPDFLPLPLRLGRAHLDLGDGAEARRAFERALELDPQAAAGHEGLGRVAAMEGDAAAAVAAFERALELEPRASGVYYALSQALRELGRSEAADTALARRGDVATRIPDPLINSLASVAESSQFYLMQGAEALDDQRFEDAVGAYREAIARDGGQLQAHRGVAVALDGLGDTVGAAQALAEGLDRADSATPAAEVGEATRFLGSLLVRLDREGEAIDLFRRSLGAAPDQPAVRLALANSLARQQRWQEARQEFDALIAAMPQASPVLLEKRGTVLLQLGERAEALEDFRQAAAADPRDPALRQRLMRAFEALGESRAASRERAALQRLAGESDSPTLLAAAEARVRAGDHAGAIVAYREVLEQDGSALPARLGLASVLGHLGRYDEAAEEFARLLAAAPRSAAAHRGRVVSLLLGERYGECRVALQDALRSFPRDRAFALTQVRLLASAPDVRVRDGALALEIARRLAEEDDSRQVRSVLALAHAEAGLFPRAVELERGLSSSGERLEAFEAGRAWISQGPDELLVDLR; encoded by the coding sequence ATGAACCGCCGGTGGTGCCGTCGGCTCCTCGCTGGCCTCGTCCTCGTCGCGCTCCCATCCTGCGGCGGTTCGTCCTGGCCGGACCTCGCGCCGCTGCCGGCTCTCGATCTGGCGAGCGCCGAGGAGGGGGCTCGCGAGCAGCTCGAGGGCAAACGCCGGTCCCTCGACGATCTGCTGGCGGCGGAGGCGACGCCGGTGGGGCGCGAGGCGGCGGCGGAGACTTTCGGCGAGCTCGGGCTGCTCTATGTCGCCTATGAGTTCCTGGCCGCTGCCGAGGTGTGCCTCGAGAACGCTGCGCGGCTGCAGCCGGACGACTACCGCTGGACCTATCTCCAGGGGTACCTGCTGGGGGTCCAGGGCCGCCTACCGGAGGCGGTCGAGCGCTATCGCCGAGCCCAGTCCCGAGCACCGGACTTTCTGCCCTTGCCCCTGCGCCTCGGACGGGCCCATCTCGATCTCGGGGACGGGGCGGAGGCGCGTCGCGCCTTCGAGCGCGCCCTCGAGCTCGACCCGCAGGCGGCCGCCGGCCACGAAGGGCTCGGTCGGGTGGCGGCGATGGAGGGCGATGCGGCGGCGGCGGTGGCGGCCTTCGAGCGCGCCCTCGAGCTCGAGCCGCGGGCTTCCGGCGTCTACTACGCGCTGTCCCAGGCGCTGCGCGAGCTCGGCCGGAGCGAGGCCGCCGACACTGCTCTGGCGCGCCGGGGCGATGTGGCGACGCGCATTCCCGATCCGCTGATCAACTCCCTGGCCTCGGTGGCGGAGAGCTCGCAGTTCTACCTCATGCAGGGCGCCGAGGCGCTCGACGATCAGCGCTTCGAAGACGCCGTCGGGGCCTACCGTGAGGCGATTGCGCGCGATGGCGGCCAGCTCCAGGCGCATCGCGGTGTGGCCGTCGCCCTCGACGGACTGGGGGACACGGTGGGTGCGGCACAGGCCTTGGCCGAAGGCTTGGACCGGGCCGACTCGGCGACGCCGGCGGCCGAAGTCGGCGAAGCGACGCGTTTCCTCGGCAGTTTGCTGGTGCGTCTCGACCGCGAGGGCGAGGCCATCGATCTCTTCCGCCGCTCCCTCGGCGCGGCTCCGGATCAACCGGCGGTGCGCCTGGCCCTCGCCAACTCGTTGGCTCGGCAGCAGCGCTGGCAAGAGGCCCGCCAGGAGTTCGACGCTCTGATCGCAGCCATGCCGCAAGCCTCTCCGGTCCTGCTCGAGAAGCGCGGTACCGTCCTGCTGCAGCTCGGCGAGCGGGCCGAGGCGCTCGAGGATTTTCGCCAGGCCGCCGCCGCCGATCCCCGCGACCCGGCCCTCCGGCAGCGCTTGATGCGGGCCTTCGAGGCCCTCGGCGAGAGCCGGGCGGCGAGCCGCGAGCGCGCCGCCCTCCAGCGACTCGCCGGGGAGAGCGATTCACCAACCCTGCTCGCCGCCGCCGAGGCGCGGGTACGCGCCGGTGATCACGCCGGAGCCATCGTCGCCTATCGGGAGGTCCTCGAGCAGGATGGCTCGGCCTTGCCGGCACGCCTCGGCCTGGCTTCGGTGCTCGGCCATCTCGGCCGCTATGACGAGGCGGCGGAGGAGTTCGCTCGCCTGCTGGCGGCGGCGCCGCGGTCGGCGGCGGCCCATCGTGGCCGGGTGGTGTCGTTGCTGCTCGGCGAGCGCTACGGCGAGTGTCGAGTCGCGCTGCAGGACGCCCTGCGCAGCTTTCCACGGGATCGCGCCTTCGCCCTCACCCAGGTGCGCTTGTTGGCCTCGGCGCCCGATGTTCGGGTGCGCGACGGCGCTCTGGCCCTGGAGATTGCTCGCCGCCTCGCCGAGGAGGACGATTCCCGGCAGGTCCGCTCGGTCCTCGCCCTGGCCCACGCCGAGGCCGGCCTCTTTCCGCGTGCCGTCGAGCTAGAGCGCGGTTTGTCGTCGTCGGGTGAGCGCCTCGAGGCCTTCGAGGCCGGGCGTGCCTGGATCAGCCAGGGCCCCGACGAGCTCTTGGTGGATTTGCGTTAG